TCCTTTGCCGCGCATCCGCAGGATCTTACCGCTTTCGGCACCCGCCGGAATTTTCATGGTGGCTCTGCCGTGAATGGTCGGAACAGAAACTTCGCCGCCAAGTGCTGCAATATGAAAGGGCACCGGCACTTCGCAGATAATGTCGAGATCGCTGCGTTTAAAAAATTCATGTTCGCGAACGTGCAGCACAATATATAGATCACCCGCCGGCCCGCCGCGCAGCCCGCCCTCACCTTTGCCGGCGATACGCAGCCGCGATCCGGTTTCGACGCCGGACGGAATTTTAACGTCAATTGTACGCCGGTTTTTCACGAGGCCCTGTCCGTGACACTCTTTGCACGGTTTATCCACCACTTCGCCAGCGCCGTGACACGCCGGGCATGTCTGCCGGAACTGAATAAACCCGCCGCCACTGACAACCTGTCCGGAGCCGTGACATGTTTTACATTGATGCCGCCCGGTGCCCGGTTCTGCGCCGCTGCCTTTGCAGTGCGCACACGTTTCATTGACGTTCAGCCGGATTTCGCGGTGCGAACCAAGCACCGCCTCTTCAAAGTCAATTTCCAGATCGAAACGCAGATCCGCCCCCGCCTGCGGCGCGTTCGGGTTGCGCGCCCGGCCGCCGCCGCCGAAAAAGTTTTCAAAAATACTTCCGCCGCCGCCGGTCGCACCCATAAACGTACGTAGCGCTTCTTCAAGATCGATACCGCCGCCGAAGCCGCTGAATCCGCCGGCACCGGCGCCGCGTCCGGCGCCGAATGCAGCGTGACCG
The sequence above is drawn from the Kiritimatiellales bacterium genome and encodes:
- the dnaJ gene encoding molecular chaperone DnaJ, whose translation is MAEKKDYYEVLGVARGATADEIKKAYRKLAIQYHPDKNPGNKAAEERFKEASEAYEVLSDDKKRQQYDQFGHAAFGAGRGAGAGGFSGFGGGIDLEEALRTFMGATGGGGSIFENFFGGGGRARNPNAPQAGADLRFDLEIDFEEAVLGSHREIRLNVNETCAHCKGSGAEPGTGRHQCKTCHGSGQVVSGGGFIQFRQTCPACHGAGEVVDKPCKECHGQGLVKNRRTIDVKIPSGVETGSRLRIAGKGEGGLRGGPAGDLYIVLHVREHEFFKRSDLDIICEVPVPFHIAALGGEVSVPTIHGRATMKIPAGAESGKILRMRGKGIASSRYGAGDHLIVVKIEVPQNLSGKEKKALQEAAAMINEKNYPLMQNMQKAADRFYEHKRVLEK